A single Elaeis guineensis isolate ETL-2024a chromosome 15, EG11, whole genome shotgun sequence DNA region contains:
- the LOC140854160 gene encoding uncharacterized protein, protein MRRRGRYAGVQFQFSQTEVGTSSSAQQPEASSAAQHSEPCPSSSAQHDPPVHQPDDEIHVQDGSGRVRPRRGPTVVRDVWQMREGERIVVECNQLGQPIKKAACLLTSFLGTVARRPQLCPLGYAKWNDMLPTYKVELLRVIESKFVLPPSTHDFVMKSLNRKWKEYRAQLKKDYMRQGMTEEEVARNCPPDVPPHQWMELVHYWFSERAQTYSAIGRAARAAQSVPHTSGSKSYARLRQEFEDEHGRKPGQVEFYRMTHTHQDGTFVRDESRDLYERATSLIAERDDESAASTQQSRIETEVFTELMGPERYGRVRGYGVGVTPTQLSEVSRYTQHAAADAQDSRVRRLEAEIQEIRQSRAAEMEEMRQSRAEMQAMRGQIDRLTSLLEMYGSSQAPGISGTCRDSGTSRGDNDDHPPAD, encoded by the exons atgcgtcgcaggggacgatatgctggtgtgcagttccagttttcacagacagaggtcggtacgtcttcttcagcacagcagcctgaggccagttcagctgcacagcattctgagccctgtccttcatcatcagcacagcacgatcctcctgttcatcagccagatgatgagatacacgtgcagg atggatccgggagagtacgccccagacgtggacccacagtagtacgagatgtgtggcagatgcgtgagggcgagaggattgttgtggagtgcaatcagctaggtcagccaattaagaaagctgcctgcttattgacttcatttttggggactgttgctcggaggcctcagctatgtccgttgggctatgcaaaatggaatgacatgcttccaacgtacaaagttgagctcctccgagttatagag agcaagtttgttctccctccatccactcatgattttgtaatgaagtctctcaaccgcaaatggaaagaatatagagcgcaattgaagaaggactatatgagacagggtatgacagaggaggaggttgctaggaattgtcctcctgatgtaccccctcatcagtggatggagttggttcattattggttctccgagagggcacag acttattctgctattggtagagctgcacgagcagctcagtctgttcctcatacatcgggatcgaagagttatgcacgactccgacaggagttt gaggatgagcatgggaggaaacccggacaagtggagttttaccggatgactcatactcatcaggatggtacttttgttcgagatgagtcgagagatttatat gagagggctacatctctcattgcggagcgtgacgacgagtccgcagcatctacgcagcagagccgtatcgagaccGAGgtcttcacagagttgatgggaccagagcgctacggccgagtgaggggttatggagtaggagtcacccccactcagttatctgaggttagtagatatacgcagcatgctgcagcagatgctcaggattcacgcgttcgcagactcgaggcagagatacaggagattagacagagtcgtgccgctgagatggaggagatgcgacagagccgtgccgagatgcaggccatgaggggacagattgatcgccttacatctttattagagatgtatggttcatctcag gctcctggcatatcaggcacctgtcgagatagcggcacgtcacgtggagacaacgacgaccatccgcctgcagattga
- the LOC105058461 gene encoding E3 ubiquitin-protein ligase ATL31-like, with translation MAPTNHGRPIHAPGTGHPTATLLLLPLLLLTPRCSLAQSSQSPAGSGDNNNNNNNNPYLNATNFNPSMAIVIVVLISAFFFLGFFSIYIRQCAGDRAESVRFPVRGGGGRSRRQRGLDPAVLETFPTLVYSEVKGLKIGKGALECAVCLSEFEDDETLRVLPKCSHVFHPDCIDAWLASHVTCPVCRSNLVPDPEAPPTDSTELQSPAQAAVEVTESGGQRSDAAPATEGTAASVDQVVITVDEEVVESERRKEAAELERIGSRKRAMRSRSGRRPAGFPRSHSTGHSVVQPGENVDRFTLRLPEHIRREIFASAKFHRSTSCVAFPTAGEGSSRRGYGGGGGEESSRGGGRSIRLGRSDRWPSFLARTLSAKFPAWATGRRGEGEGSVKKGDGEGSTRGKRSAVMPPFDCLGGGAAAAPAGKAEGITDEDESSSAALARRV, from the coding sequence ATGGCGCCGACaaatcatggccgtccgatccaCGCGCCCGGAACAGGGCACCCCACCGCCACCCTTCTCTTGCTCCCCCTGCTTCTCCTCACTCCCCGGTGCTCCCTCGCCCAGTCCTCCCAATCCCCCGCCGGCAGTGGCgacaataacaacaacaacaacaacaatcctTATCTTAACGCGACGAATTTCAACCCGTCGATGGCGATCGTGATCGTGGTGCTGATCAGCGCGTTCTTTTTCCTTGGGTTCTTCTCGATTTATATCCGGCAGTGCGCCGGCGACCGGGCGGAGTCCGTTCGCTTCCCCGTGCGCGGGGGAGGAGGGCGGTCGCGGCGGCAGCGAGGGCTGGATCCGGCGGTGCTGGAGACGTTCCCGACGCTGGTGTACTCGGAGGTGAAGGGGCTCAAGATCGGGAAGGGGGCGCTGGAGTGCGCGGTTTGCCTCAGCGAGTTCGAGGACGACGAGACCCTCCGAGTCCTCCCCAAATGCAGCCACGTGTTCCACCCCGATTGTATTGACGCCTGGCTTGCCTCCCATGTCACCTGTCCCGTCTGCCGCTCCAATCTCGTCCCCGATCCGGAAGCTCCCCCGACGGACTCCACCGAGCTCCAATCGCCGGCGCAGGCCGCCGTAGAGGTGACGGAGAGCGGCGGCCAGAGGTCTGATGCGGCACCGGCGACGGAGGGGACCGCGGCGTCAGTGGACCAGGTGGTGATTACGGTGGACGAGGAGGTGGTAGAGAGCGAGAGGAGGAAGGAGGCGGCGGAGCTAGAGAGGATCGGGAGCAGGAAGCGGGCGATGCGGTCGAGGTCGGGCCGTCGGCCGGCGGGGTTCCCGAGGTCTCACTCCACGGGACACTCCGTGGTGCAGCCGGGGGAGAATGTCGACCGGTTTACGCTCCGGCTGCCAGAGCATATCCGGCGGGAGATCTTCGCCTCCGCGAAGTTCCACCGTTCGACGAGCTGCGTCGCGTTCCCTACCGCCGGCGAAGGGAGCTCGCGGCGGGGATACGGAGGCGGCGGAGGGGAGGAGAGTAGCCGCGGCGGGGGGAGGAGCATACGGCTGGGGCGGTCGGACAGGTGGCCATCCTTCCTTGCGAGGACGTTATCGGCGAAGTTTCCGGCATGGGCGACGGGAAGGAGGGGAGAGGGCGAGGGATCGGTGAAAAAGGGGGACGGGGAGGGGTCCACAAGGGGGAAGCGCTCCGCCGTCATGCCTCCCTTCGACTGCCTAGGCGGCGGAGCCGCCGCCGCCCCCGCCGGGAAGGCCGAAGGCATCACCGACGAGGACGAATCGTCCTCTGCCGCACTCGCCCGGCGAGTTTGA
- the LOC105058534 gene encoding 2-oxoglutarate-dependent dioxygenase 19-like — MAAPLHLHSSQASPLPNSIKELSDSAGLSSIPFLYASRSSEALLTDVVEHEVPIIDFSLLKKGTPDQRSQTVRDLGKACEEWGFFKVVNHGVPERLKDTMVDALGGFFDLTEEEKGEYTRKHVMDPIRCGTSFNLNVDKFRFWRDYLKVFVHPVFHSPAKPHGFREISQEYTTCMRVLAMDLLAGIWESLGLEESNLTTALDLHSCFQIFIGNYYPPCPQPELAMGLPPHSDHGLLTILLQNGVDGLQLKHKGNWVNVKPHPNSFLVNTGDHMEIISNGKYKSVVHRAVVNSKSTRISIANAIGPSLDAVVVPAMELVSDGGSSVAYHGMRYREFIEHQQANPLKDKSVLDRIRL, encoded by the exons ATGGCAGCTCCACTCCACCTCCATTCTTCTCAAGCCTCCCCCCTCCCAAACTCCATCAAAGAGCTCTCAGACAGTGCTGGCCTTTCTTCTATCCCTTTTCTCTATGCCTCCCGAAGCTCCGAAGCACTTCTGACCGATGTCGTGGAACATGAAGTCCCAATAATCGATTTCTCGCTACTGAAAAAAGGAACACCGGACCAACGTTCTCAAACGGTCCGGGACCTCGGCAAGGCCTGCGAAGAGTGGGGCTTCTTCAAG GTTGTGAACCATGGTGTGCCAGAGAGGTTGAAAGACACCATGGTTGATGCATTAGGAGGATTTTTTGATCTAACGGAGGAGGAAAAAGGGGAGTACACTAGGAAGCATGTGATGGATCCAATTCGGTGTGGCACTAGCTTCAATTTAAACGTAGACAAGTTTAGGTTTTGGAGGGACTACCTCAAGGTATTTGTGCATCCAGTGTTCCATTCTCCAGCAAAGCCCCACGGTTTCAG GGAAATATCGCAAGAGTACACTACATGCATGAGAGTGCTGGCCATGGATCTCCTCGCGGGAATATGGGAGAGCTTGGGACTAGAGGAGAGCAACCTGACCACGGCCTTGGACCTCCACTCTTGCTTCCAAATCTTCATTGGTAATTACTACCCACCATGCCCACAGCCAGAGCTAGCCATGGGCCTCCCTCCCCACTCCGACCATGGCCTCCTTACGATCCTCCTCCAAAATGGCGTAGATGGCCTCCAATTGAAGCACAAAGGCAACTGGGTCAATGTCAAGCCCCACCCCAACTCTTTCCTTGTCAACACCGGTGATCACATGGAG ATTATAAGCAATGGAAAGTATAAGAGCGTGGTGCACCGGGCAGTGGTAAATAGCAAAAGCACGAGGATATCGATCGCAAATGCGATAGGGCCATCTCTGGACGCAGTTGTTGTGCCTGCCATGGAGCTAGTGAGTGATGGGGGCAGTTCAGTGGCTTATCATGGCATGAGATATAGGGAGTTTATTGAACATCAGCAAGCTAACCCGCTCAAGGACAAGTCTGTTTTGGATCGTATAAGACTGTAG